One region of Ictalurus punctatus breed USDA103 chromosome 6, Coco_2.0, whole genome shotgun sequence genomic DNA includes:
- the zgc:162944 gene encoding glutamine amidotransferase-like class 1 domain-containing protein 3, mitochondrial isoform X1, with protein MAKRVAVVLAGCGVFDGSEIHEASAVLVHLSRNGASVKIFAPSIDQMHVVDHVKGAPTEEKRNVLVESARLARGDIQDLTELSVKDFDAIIFPGGFGVAKNLCSWAVQGKDCCVNEQVKAVLQAFHAEKKPIGLCCISPVLAAKVFPGCEVTVGNDKDERSPDVPGTAEAISQLGCKHICKNVNEAHVDEKNKIVTTCAFMCKAPLHEIFDGIGVMIQDVLKLA; from the exons ATGGCTAAGCGTGTAGCTGTAGTGCTAGCAGGCTGTGGCGTTTTCGACGGCAGTGAAATCCACGAAGCCTCTGCAGTGCTGGTGCATTTAAGCCGAAACGGAGCAAGT GTTAAAATATTCGCACCCAGCATCGATCAGATGCATGTTGTAGATCATGTGAAAGGTGCCCCCACCGAGGAGAAGCGCAATGTGCTTGTGGAAAGTGCTAGACTTGCCCGAGGTGACATTCAAGATCTGACTGAACTCAGCGTAAAGGATTTTGATGCCATTATTTTCCCAG GTGGCTTTGGAGTTGCAAAGAATCTGTGCAGCTGGGCAGTACAAGGCAAAGACTGCTGTGTGAATGAGCAGGTTAAAGCAGTACTGCAGGCTTTCCATGCTGAGAAGAAACCCATTGGCTTGTGCTGTATCTCTCCAGTACTGGCAGCTAAGGTCTTCCCTGGCTGTGAAGTCACAGTTGGCAATGACAAAGATGAAAG ATCTCCTGATGTACCAGGGACTGCAGAAGCCATCAGCCAGCTGGGCTGTAAACACATCTGCAAGAATGTCAATGAAGCCCATGtggatgaaaaaaataagattGTCACCACCTGTGCCTTTATGTGCAAAGCACCTCTCCATGAGATATTTGATGGCATTGGTGTGATGATTCAAGATGTTCTCAAACTTGCCTGA
- the zgc:152951 gene encoding uncharacterized protein zgc:152951 has product MAVFENHIAGRITVYSVPGCPQCLQAKAALQALNLPVCEVDVSHDAAVRAWLDKMTGSRTLPQIFFNNVHIGGNEILQKLAPEELEPLVRMVKEKPVSPDALPLPAGNSPESEERDRGAITASELSEELRNLIMKLYSDHLSADGKSVDYKSMSKNTCYERYCELAVYLQRVQLLSLSHEERLAFFINVYNALVIHGYLRLGFPKNMWQRYRFFNYVSYLIGGEVFTLQDIENGVLRGNRKGIAQLLKPFSKNDPRLQVALPEAEPLIHFALNCGVKGCPPIRTYTPKDIGSQLQAAAEAFLEADDGCIVDSMKREVKLSQIFKWYKADFGDTDEKLLKWVLNHMRASQKKKSLKTLLSTGNVKVSYMHYDWSTNSTH; this is encoded by the exons ATGGCGGTGTTTGAGAACCATATAGCAGGAAGGATTACTGTGTACTCGGTGCCAGGATGCCCACAGTGTTTACAGGCCAAGGCTGCTTTACAGGCACTGAATCTACCAGTGTGTGAAGTAGACGTGAGTCATGATGCTGCTGTAAGGGCTTGGCTGGATAAGATGACTGGTAGCAGGACTCTGCCGCAGATATTCTTTAACAACGTCCACATAGGAGGAAATGAAATTCTTCAAAAATTG GCCCCTGAGGAACTTGAGCCTCTGGTACGTATGGTGAAGGAGAAGCCAGTGTCCCCAGATGCCCTACCATTACCTGCAGGAAACAGCCCTGAGTCTGAGGAGAGGGATAGAGGAG CAATTACAGCTTCTGAATTATCTGAGGAACTGAGGAATCTGATCATGAAACTGTACTCTGATCACCTCTCTGCTGATGGCAAG tCAGTGGACTATAAGTCCATGTCTAAAAACACATGTTATGAACGATATTGTGAGCTGGCTGTGTACCTGCAGCGTGTGCAGCTACTCTCTTTGAGTCATGAGGAGAGGCTGGCCTTCTTCATCAATGTCTACAATGCCCTGGTTATCCACGGCTACCTGCGCCTCGGTTTCCCCAAAAACATGTGGCAGAGGTACCGG TTCTTTAACTATGTGAGCTACCTGATTGGAGGAGAGGTGTTCACACTGCAGGATATTGAGAATGGTGTGCTGCGGGGAAACAGGAAAGGAATAGCACAACTTCTGAAGCCCTTCTCAAAGAATGACCCTCGACTACAG GTTGCACTTCCTGAAGCAGAGCCTCTAATACATTTTGCACTGAACTGTGGTGTGAAAGGCTGCCCGCCCATTAGGACCTACACCCCAAAG GACATTGGCAGTCAGCTGCAGGCTGCTGCTGAGGCATTTCTGGAGGCTGATGATGGCTGCATTGTGGATTCTATGAAAAGAGAGGTGAAGCTTAGCCAGATCTTCAAATGGTACAAGGCAGATTTTGGAGACACTGATGAAAAG TTGCTGAAGTGGGTTTTAAACCACATGAGGGCGtctcaaaagaagaaaagtcTGAAAACTCTTCTATCTACAGGGAATGTTAAAGTAAGCTACATGCATTATGACTGGTCCACTAACAGCACACACTGA
- the zgc:162944 gene encoding glutamine amidotransferase-like class 1 domain-containing protein 3, mitochondrial isoform X2 produces MHVVDHVKGAPTEEKRNVLVESARLARGDIQDLTELSVKDFDAIIFPGGFGVAKNLCSWAVQGKDCCVNEQVKAVLQAFHAEKKPIGLCCISPVLAAKVFPGCEVTVGNDKDERSPDVPGTAEAISQLGCKHICKNVNEAHVDEKNKIVTTCAFMCKAPLHEIFDGIGVMIQDVLKLA; encoded by the exons ATGCATGTTGTAGATCATGTGAAAGGTGCCCCCACCGAGGAGAAGCGCAATGTGCTTGTGGAAAGTGCTAGACTTGCCCGAGGTGACATTCAAGATCTGACTGAACTCAGCGTAAAGGATTTTGATGCCATTATTTTCCCAG GTGGCTTTGGAGTTGCAAAGAATCTGTGCAGCTGGGCAGTACAAGGCAAAGACTGCTGTGTGAATGAGCAGGTTAAAGCAGTACTGCAGGCTTTCCATGCTGAGAAGAAACCCATTGGCTTGTGCTGTATCTCTCCAGTACTGGCAGCTAAGGTCTTCCCTGGCTGTGAAGTCACAGTTGGCAATGACAAAGATGAAAG ATCTCCTGATGTACCAGGGACTGCAGAAGCCATCAGCCAGCTGGGCTGTAAACACATCTGCAAGAATGTCAATGAAGCCCATGtggatgaaaaaaataagattGTCACCACCTGTGCCTTTATGTGCAAAGCACCTCTCCATGAGATATTTGATGGCATTGGTGTGATGATTCAAGATGTTCTCAAACTTGCCTGA
- the acod1 gene encoding cis-aconitate decarboxylase, translated as MIRKSVTESFGTAISTLSTAHLTDGVIRRSKRMMLDTLGVGLLGTSTPVFNVIFQYSKRYQAKQNSSVWGRPGSFLPPHYAAFVNGVGVHSMDFDDTWHPATHPSGAVLPALLALAESLPSKPSGLDLLLAFNVGLEVQGRLMRFSKEAYNIPKRFHPPTVVGVMGSAAATAKLLGLSPSQTVAALAIACSSAGAPLANAATQTKPLHLGNAARRGLEASQLALLGLEGNKHILDLESGFSIFYQDYFPRHLAEVSPTSQYSWVLEDQDIAFKRFPAHLGMHWVADAAVKVRNKIHIREPNADLSQIKRIVLRVPSSRYIDCPLPVTEHEARHSYQFNCCSALLDGEVTVDSFSSKMMERKALKDLLLKVNLENPIDNQASFEKMYCEVVVEMANRETHTARCNTFYGHWRKPLSQEHLVRKFKNNASTVLSTDAVDSILQVIDSLETVTDCSVLGSCMQFHKHINQSNDSYYSASA; from the exons ATGATTCGAAAG aGTGTTACAGAGAGCTTTGGTACAGCCATATCAACTTTGAGTACAGCACATCTTACAGATGGAGTTATCAGAAGAAGCAAGAGAATGATGCTAGATACACTGGGGGTTGGATTGCTTGGAACCAGCACCCCAGTCTTTAATGTGATTTTCCAGTACAGCAAG agatACCAAGCAAAACAGAACAGCAGTGTATGGGGGAGACCAGGATCATTCCTTCCACCTCATTATGCTGCATTTGTCAATGGGGTTGGG GTTCACTCTATGGACTTTGATGACACCTGGCATCCTGCCACTCACCCCTCCGGAGCTGTGCTGCCTGCTCTGCTTGCTCTAGCAGAGTCTCTGCCTTCCAAACCTTCAGGCTTGGATCTACTTCTGGCCTTCAATGTGGGTCTTGAAGTTCAGGGAAGACTGATGAGGTTTTCAAAAGAGGCTTATAACATCCCCAAAAG gTTCCATCCGCCTACAGTTGTTGGAGTTATGGGCAGTGCAGCTGCTACGGCTAAACTCCTGGGTCTGTCCCCATCTCAGACCGTGGCGGCTCTTGCTATTGCATGTTCATCTGCCGGTGCTCCATTGGCAAATGCTGCTACTCAGACAAAGCCACTGCACTTGGGAAATGCTGCTAGAAGGGGCCTGGAAGCATCTCAGCTTGCTCTTCTTGGTCTAGAGGGCAACAAACACATTCTGGACCTGGAGTCAGGCTTTAGCATCTTCTACCAGGATTATTTTCCACGTCATTTGGCTGAGGTTTCCCCAACTAGCCAGTATAGCTGGGTGCTGGAAGACCAGGATATTGCATTTAAGCGATTTCCTGCCCATCTCGGCATGCACTGGGTAGCTGATGCAGCAGTAAAAGTGAGGAATAAAATTCATATCAGAGAGCCAAATGCTGATCTCAGTCAAATTAAGAGGATTGTACTGAGAGTCCCTTCATCCAGATACATAGATTGTCCACTCCCAGTGACGGAGCATGAGGCTAGGCACTCGTACCAGTTCAATTGCTGCAGTGCACTGCTGGATGGCGAGGTCACCGTGGACTCCTTCAGCAGTAAAATGATGGAAAGGAAAGCACTGAAGGACCTGCTCCTCAAAGTTAATCTGGAAAATCCGATAGACAATCAGGCTAGTTTCGAAAAGATGTACTGTGAAGTTGTGGTGGAGATGGCcaacagagaaacacacacggcACGTTGCAACACATTTTATGGTCACTGGAGAAAGCCTCTCAGTCAGGAGCATTTGGTAAGGAAATTTAAGAACAATGCATCGACTGTGCTGAGCACAGATGCTGTAGATAGTATTCTACAAGTTATTGACAGCCTGGAGACAGTCACTGACTGTTCTGTGCTTGGGTCATGCATGCAATTTCATAAGCACATAAACCAAAGCAATGACTCCTATTATTCAGCATCTGCTTGA
- the htr1fa gene encoding 5-hydroxytryptamine receptor 1F: MDPNSTDGAKSADGLGRSPAGMILLSLTLSVLAILTTAINSLVITAIIVTRKLHHPANYLICSLAVTDLLVAILVMPFSIVYIVKETWVMGEVMCTIWLSVDITCCTCSILHLAAIAVDRYRAITDAVEYSRKRTSLRAAVTISVVWLLSILISLPPMLWGHHKKEEQENECLIKHENIAFTLYCTFGAFYIPLILILILYYKIYKAAKIIYHKRRPSPMNKLEINGHKIPMCPEREQQSLDALALPEKSMSEPSTEGDRGRFSSASPNFQPHSERSIKRQRISGARERKAAMTLGLILGAFVICWLPFFIQEVIINICISCIPSNEITTFLTWLGYLNSLINPLIYTIFNEDFKKAFHKLIKCRNEL; this comes from the coding sequence ATGGATCCAAACAGCACAGATGGGGCTAAGTCTGCAGACGGACTTGGTAGAAGTCCTGCAGGCAtgatccttctctctctcactctgtctgtgcTGGCTATACTAACTACAGCAATCAACTCCTTAGTCATCACTGCCATCATTGTCACTCGAAAACTTCACCACCCTGCCAACTACCTTATCTGCTCTCTGGCTGTGACGGACCTGCTGGTGGCTATCCTGGTCATGCCCTTCAGCATCGTCTACATTGTGAAGGAGACATGGGTCATGGGTGAGGTGATGTGCACCATCTGGCTTAGCGTTGACATTACCTGCTGCACATGCTCCATTTTGCACTTGGCGGCTATTGCTGTGGATCGTTATCGCGCTATAACGGATGCTGTGGAATACTCCAGGAAGAGGACATCTCTAAGGGCTGCTGTCACGATTAGTGTCGTCTGGCTCCTGTCCATTCTCATTTCCCTACCGCCGATGCTCTGGGGACACCACAAAAAAGAAGAGCAGGAGAACGAATGCCTTATAAAGCATGAAAACATTGCTTTCACCCTTTACTGCACATTTGGGGCCTTCTACATCCCACTTATACTCATCCTTATCCTTTACTACAAAATATACAAAGCAGCTAAAATTATTTACCACAAAAGAAGGCCCAGCCCCATGAACAAGCTTGAGATAAATGGACACAAGATCCCTATGTGCCCAGAACGAGAACAGCAGAGTCTTGATGCACTCGCCTTACCAGAGAAGTCAATGTCAGAACCCTCTACTGAGGGCGACAGGGGACGTTTCTCTTCAGCAAGCCCAAATTTTCAGCCTCACAGTGAGAGGTCCATTAAAAGACAACGGATTTCAGGGGCACGTGAAAGAAAGGCAGCCATGACCCTTGGGCTTATTCTTGGGGCATTTGTCATCTGTTGGCTGCCATTCTTCATTCAGGAAGTGATTATTAACATATGCATCAGCTGCATCCCCTCCAATGAAATAACTACATTTCTGACCTGGCTAGGGTACCTTAACTCACTAATCAACCCACTCATTTATACCATCTTCAATGAGGACTTCAAGAAAGCCTTTCATAAATTGATCAAATGTCGGAATGAGCTCTGA